The genomic DNA CCTATACTTTAACTTGGATAAACGCTGGTAGTTTATATACATCAGCTTTGGTTAATTACATATTGGAAAATGTTCCATTAAGTTTTTTATTGAGTTTTTTGGCCCTTAATTTTATTGAGAAAAGTTTAGGTTCTTATATAAGGCATAGTCTAATGAAATTTAGCGAAATATCTAAAAATCCTCTCGATAAAAGATTGTACAGGTTCTTTGATGGCTGGACCGCTTTTATTACGGCGATGGTTTTGCTTGTGATCTTCGAAGGGATATTTAAATTCAATCCTCCTTTTAATCCTGGAGTATTTGTATATTTTCCTATCGTTTCAGGCGGAATATTTTTTTTAACCTTGTTCTTTTGTATTTTTACTAAAAGAATTTAATCCAGATCTGACGGATAAGTCATTAAAACTCAAACTAGTTCTAACTTCGTCCACGAAGGAAACAAGCCAAACGGGGTTATAAGAAATTTGCTAAGTAACGAAAGCGTAGTCTGTTTGGGAAAATCCGAGATTGTTAAACACTATTTTTAGGTCTTGCAGACCAATGCCAAATTCTAGTTTCTGGTTGATGAATAAGTCCTTTAGGGGGAGCTAAAATTACTGCCCTATAATATTGACTTCTAGTCTTGGTTTTAGTAATATTGTTCCACTCTATTAAATAGATTCAGATTAAATGCATCCTAATTTCTGTTTATAGAGTAAGTTCTTTTAAAAGTCAGTGCGGTTCGATTCTCCGGTGGTCGTTGACAGAGTGTCTATGAATTGTCGTAGCTACTCTGTCGGCGGTCACTAACCTATTCAATTTAGGAAGGGAGAAACAAGATGAAGACAGCTAAGAGCCTAAGTACGGATGGTCTCCTCAGAGAATATCGCTTTGCGGACTTTCTGTGTTCAGCACACGGGCGGTTCGCCTATGTTTGTCTGGGACAAGTGGGACCAGACAATACCTCGATCGTTTCAGTAGGCGACTGGGCTGGAGGAAGGCCGGATGAGTCATCTTCTCTGGCTCCCTTCATAGCTCACGGCAAGATGGGGGAACTCCTTTGGCATGGGAAGTCAGAGGGTCTCTCTCTTACGCCAGTACCTGACATCGGTCAGGTAGGGTTCGGTTGGATGGGCGGAGCGAGGTATGACTCGAATATAGTGGCTGTCAGCCAGTGGCGTCAAGAACATGATCGCCTCTTGGCTCTGATAGTCCTGTATTCCTTCCAATCCGACATCTACCTGCACCACGTCGGGTTTCGCCACAGCACTTTCGAAGACGCTCTGGCCGTTGCTGAGGCAAGAGGCGAATATCTCAGATTGCCGGCTGAGGATCATCAGCGGTGGTACCATCGCGTAGTAGGAGAACAAACCCCCCACAGGGCCTTTTATATAGAGGACCAGTTCTTCCCGGACGGACCCCAAACCCCTGCATTCCATTGGGACCTGGTTACTCGAGATCCAGAAGGATTCCTCACTTTCGTAGCTGAGGCTTACAATATGGAGCCAAAGCTCTGGGAAGCAGGGGAAAACGATCCCGTCGGGTTGGTTTGGATTACTGCCGAAAAGGACGGTTCCACCATGGGTGTCATGGCCCGCTCCAGATGGTGGGAGATTGAGGTTTAGTGACCGCACTGGCTGAAGGGAGGGGTGAGACATATTGCTTAGTAGCAATACTGAGTTTTGTGTCTCCCCTTCCCGAAGTCAATTTCTTTGAACCTTTTCTCACTAGCCTTTTTAAAAAGTCTGAAAGTAATCCTCTGCTATTTCAAAAAAATCTCATTCAGGGGTAATTTAATTGAAGGGGTTAGGTTTAATTTTAAAATTTCTCTCTGGGTTACCCATTTGTAGTCATCATGTTCTTTGCTCAATCTAATTTTTCCAGATCTTATTGAGGCTTCATTTATAACGATAATAAAGGTGATACCTTCGTAAGTGATTTCTGTAGAGATCCTGCTACTTATTTGTAGTGCCGGTTTCTTGATGTCAATTAGAAGTCCGGTTTCTTCAAAAACTTCCCGCTTTAAACTTTCATTTAACAATTCAAAAGAATCTAATTTGCCTCCAGGCAATTCCCATGTACCGGGGAATAAGCTTTTTACTGATCTCTTTAATACCAGATACTTGTTTTTATGTTTGATTAAGGCTCTGCCCACTATCTCAAGTTTCTTTTGTTTCTTAGGTTCGATGTATTTGTTAAATATATAATTTGAAATTGCCTTGTTTGATTCATGAGATAAGTCTAATTCTTGTGCTTGGAAAATATTGATCCACTGGAAGTCTGAGTGTTCTTTTTGATTAATTTTTACAGTGCCACTAATAAAATCGGCTGAGGTGGTGATTTCTAGATAAACAAAATCACTGTATTTTCCTTTTTCGGTGACAATGCGACTTTGACAAAAGTAATTATCGGAAGTTACCCTAATTACTATTTTTGCTTCCTCATACACTTTTTGTTCAATGGCGTCGTTGAGCGTTAATCTTTTAATTATTTTACCGCCCGGCAGTTCCCATTTATTTTTATTATAAAGCCGGGAAGGACTTCTTTTTAAAAGAATTATTTTATTAGATTCATTCAGTATTAAAGCTCGAACGGTTGTCAGCGTTTTATTGTTTTCCATGATGTTATTTTTTGAGCAGGAGAATTATTTTGCAGGCGTGAATGATTATATCATTTATGTTGTTCGGATTCTAATAAACAAGAAAAATTGGGTTTTTGGTAAAAGAAAAAGAGAAGGTAGTCTCGTTAAATTGCACTAGAAATTATTCAGTCTTATCTGGCTTTCTAAATTAGAAAAAATTTCGTATTTCTTTTTTTTATGATTTTTGTTATTATCTGTTCTTGTTAATATTTTTTAAGGTTTTCTTTTGGTCTCCTCGCGGTCTCCAAAGAAATTGCCGAAATAAGGAAAGGGGGTGAAAAATGAGTACTAAACTCTACGTTGGTAATCTCGATTACAGTGTTACCGGGGATCAGCTAGGAGAATTGTTTGCTCAAGCTGGTAAAGTTTTAAGCGCGGTTGTTATTAGCGATAAATATTCTGGTCGTTCTAAGGGCTTTGGCTTTGTAGAAATGAGTAGTGACGAAGAAGCCAAGAAAGCAATTGAAATGTTTAATGAAAAAGATCTTCAAGGACGGAATATGGTTGTTAATGAAGCTCGGCCCCAGAAAAGTTAAGTTTAATTAGCTTTGGATTTAAAAACTTCTTGATTTGAGCTAAGATTAGCTCTAACTTTTTCCGTGAAGAAGGACTAATTCTCTCCAATTTATTGGGTTGTTTGGTTTATGGTAAAATGGGACAGAATCTTTTTAATTAGAGAAAAGGTAGTTCAAAAGAAAGGGGGTGAGAAAGTGAAGAAGTTTTTACCAATTGTTATTATTGCCGTTGTTATTGTTGGCGGCGCGATTGTAGCTTACATGGTTCTCGGTAAAGGTGGTCTTTCTCTGCCTTCAGTGCCTGGTGAGATTAAAAAGGAATCAGGCGAAACAGGAGAGGA from Patescibacteria group bacterium includes the following:
- a CDS encoding NUDIX domain-containing protein, whose translation is MENNKTLTTVRALILNESNKIILLKRSPSRLYNKNKWELPGGKIIKRLTLNDAIEQKVYEEAKIVIRVTSDNYFCQSRIVTEKGKYSDFVYLEITTSADFISGTVKINQKEHSDFQWINIFQAQELDLSHESNKAISNYIFNKYIEPKKQKKLEIVGRALIKHKNKYLVLKRSVKSLFPGTWELPGGKLDSFELLNESLKREVFEETGLLIDIKKPALQISSRISTEITYEGITFIIVINEASIRSGKIRLSKEHDDYKWVTQREILKLNLTPSIKLPLNEIFLK
- a CDS encoding RNA-binding protein; translated protein: MSTKLYVGNLDYSVTGDQLGELFAQAGKVLSAVVISDKYSGRSKGFGFVEMSSDEEAKKAIEMFNEKDLQGRNMVVNEARPQKS